GGGCGATCGGTACGACTACGGCTGCTTTCCGGCGCACGACGGGCTCTGGGATATGGCGCGACGCACATCCGGCGATTGGCTGGCGCGCCTCGCGCTCGTGCCGCGAACGCTGGAAGCGCGCGGCCTGGACGCCAGTCCGCCCATCAAGGCCAAACTCTCCAGTGCGGGCGACAAGGCCGGTGCGGCGATTCTCGACATCATCCTGCGAGACGAGATCGGGCATGTCGCCATCGGCAATCGCTGGTATCGCTGGGGCTGCGAGCGCGCGGGCTGTGAACCTGTCGAGACGTACGCGCGACTGGCCGCACAGTACGGCGCGCCACGCCTGCGCGGACCGTTCAATCTCGAGGCGCGCAGGGCTGCCGGGTTCGACGATGCCGAACTCGCGGCGCTTCAGGCCGGGGAGTGAGGGCGGCGTCGTCGGGAAACTGCGTGCGTGAGGGTGCATTCCGCTTTTTGACGCCGCTTCCGAGGTGGCAACGTCCGTCGATATACTCGACGTTCCTCATTCGTTCAGATATTCATTTTCTGCCGGTGTCATGACTGACGTGACCGATATGACCGATTCCCGATCCGAGTTTCTGATGGTGCGTGGCCTGCGCCACCACGTTCGCCAGTGGGGCACGCCCGGTGCGCCGAAACTGTTTGCGCTGCATGGCTGGATGGACGTATCTGCGTCGTTCCAGTTTGTTGCGCAGACGCTCGCGCAGCGTTGGCACGTGCTCGCGCCCGACTGGCGCGGCTTCGGCCTCACCGACTGGCCCGTCGCCGATGGACGCGCCGCTAGCTATTGGTTCCCCGACTACATCGCCGATCTCGACGCGCTCGTCGACGTCTACACCGAACCCGGTGAAGCCATCAATCTGATCGGCCACAGCATGGGCGGCAACGTGGCTTGTCTCTACGCGGGCGTGCGTCCGGCGCGGGTGCGGCGTCTGGTGAATCTCGAAGGCTTCGGTTTGCCTGCGTCGCCACCGGCCGCCGCGATCCGTCAACTGAGTCGCTGGCTGGACGACGTACAGACGCCGCCGACGCTTCGCCCGTATGCGTCGCTCGACGACGTGGCGGCGCGCCTGCGCAAGACGAACCCGCGTCTCACGCCCGAACGCGCGGCATGGCTTGCGCCGCGCTGGGCACGTCAGGTGAACGACGGCCAGTGGCATTTGCTTGCCGATGCGGCCCACAAGATGGCCAACCCGTATCCGTACCGGCTGGATGAAGCCATGGCGGTGTGGAGCAACGTGAGCGCGCCCGTGCTGCATGTCGAGGCGACGGATTCGGACGTGCTGCAACACTTCTGCGGGGCGCAGGGTAAGGAAGCCTTTCGCGAACGGTTCGAGGTCTTTCCGAATTTGATGCAGGCGTTCGTCGACGATGCGGGGCATATGCTGCATCACGACCAGCCGGAGGTCGTCGCGCGCCTGATCGAGGATTTCTGCCGTGACTAGTGGCGTGCCAGCGCAGCGCGACAAGTTCGTGCAGCGCGCGGCAACTCGCGTCGCGTGCACTTGAGCGGTAGAATGAGGGCGTCATTACCACGTCATACGCCGGTGTCGGAGGGTCAATCACGGAGCGATGGGGCTGAACGGGCAGCGAGGCTGCCGAGGTCACTGAAATCCGGTATCGCGCCATCGTCCGGCGGCTCATCATGCTCAACGCGGATCTTCACTGTCATTCCAAGGTGTCGGACGGCACGCTAACGCCGTTCGAAGTGGCGCAGGTCGCTTTTGAGGCCGGTGTCGACCTGTGGGCGCTGACGGACCACGATGAAATCGGCGGCCAGCGCGAAGCGCGGGCGGCGGCCGAAGCGCTGGGCATGCGTTACGTGAGCGGTGTCGAAATCTCGATTACGTGGGCGAACCGCACGGTGCATATCGTCGGACTGAACATCAACCCCGACAATCCGGCATTGATCGACGGCCTCGCGGCGACGCGCGGCGGTCGTGCCGCCCGGGCGCAACTGATGAGCGAGCAACTGGCGGCCGCCGGTATTCCCGACGCTTACGAAGGTGCGCTGCGCTTCGTCGGCAACCCGGATCTGATTTCCCGCACGCACTTCGCGCGCTTTTTGGTGGAAATCGGCAAATGCGCGTCGGTCTCCGACGTTTTTGCAAAGTATCTTTCGGAGGGACGCCCAGGCTACGTGCCGCACCGTTGGGCGACGCTCGAGGAGTCCGTCAAGTGGATTCGTGGCGCGGGTGGCATTGCCGTCGTAGCCCACCCCGGGCGCTATAAATTCACGCCGCTGGAATTCGGCGCGCTGTTCGATCAGTTCCGCGAACTGGGCGGCGAAGCGATTGAAGTCGTGACCGGCAGCCATACGCCGGATCAGTACCGCGAGTATGCCGACGTCGCGCGTCAGTACGGTTTTCTGGCGTCGCGCGGCTCGGATTTCCATGGACCGACCGAGAGCCGTGCGCTGCTCGGCAAGCTGCCACCGTTGCCCGACGATCTCACCCCGGTCTGGAGCCGCTGGCAGTAACTTACCGCCAACATGTCGCAATTCTTCCAGATTCACCCGGAAAATCCTCAGTCACGTCTCATCAAGCAAGCGGCACAGATCATCGATAAAGGCGGCATCGTGGCGTTGCCGACCGATTCGAGCTACGCGATTGCCTGTCATATCGACGACAAGCAGGCCGTCGACCGCCTGCGGCGTATTCGCGGGCTTGACGAGAAGCAGATGCTTTCGCTGCTCGTGCGCGATTTGTCCGAATTGGCCGAATTCGCCATCGTCGACAATCGGCAGTACCGGCTGATCAAGGCGACGACGCCGGGGCCGTACGTCTTTATTCTGGAAGCGACGAAAGAGGTGCCGCGACGCCTCTCGCACCCATCGCGAAAGACGATCGGCCTGCGTGTGCCGGAGCATGCCATTACGCTGGCGCTGCTCGAAGAACTGGGCCAGCCGCTGCTGGCCACGACGCTGATTCTGCCCGATGAAACCGAGCCGCTGAACGACCCGGAGGAAATCCGGGAGCGCCTCGAGAAGCAACTGGACCTCGTGATCGACGGCGGAGCGTGCCCCAAGGAGCCGTCGACGGTGGTCGATCTGACGGTGACGCCGCCGGAAGTGTTACGCCGCGGACGCGGCTCGCTGACACCGTTCGGTCTGTCCTGATGGCGTGGATGTCGCCGTGCCTGTCCGCTTGCCCGCGTCGGCCCCAAAATCTTTGTAAGGGTGGGTAATACTGGCGTGCAGGTCTGCTTGTTACAATAGTCGGCTATGAATGCAGACCTGATCCAGACCATCGCGGTCTACGCGCTCCCCGTCCTCTTCGCGATTACTTTGCACGAGGCTGCGCACGGCTACGTCGCCAAGCATTTCGGCGACCCCACGGCATTTCTGATGGGGCGCGTCACCCTCAATCCCCTCAAGCATATCGACCCGATCGGCACGATCCTCGTGCCGCTGGCGCTTTATTTCATGACGAGCGGCGCTTTCCTGTTCGGTTACGCGAAGCCGGTGCCGGTCGCGTTCGGCAGCTTGCGCAATCCGCGCGTCGATACGATCTGGGTGGCGCTGGCCGGTCCGCTGTGCAACTTTGCGCAGGCGATCCTTTGGGCCTTGGTCACCGTCGGGCTTCAGATCGCGGAGGTTCGCGAGCCATTCTTCATGATGATGGCGCAGGCCGGTGTCGTGGTGAACCTCGTGATGTGCATGTTCAACCTGTTTCCTGTGCCGCCGCTCGACGGCGGACGCGTGCTGGTATCGCTGCTGCCTGCGCGTGCGGCCTATACGCTCTCACGCGTCGAGCCTTACGGCTTTTTCATTGTGATGGCGCTGGTTGTCAGCGGCGTGCTCGGCCGTGTCTGGCTGTGGCCGTTGATTCAGTGGGGGCGTGACGTGATCGTGTGGATGCTCACGCCGCTGCTGTCGCTGGCTTCCTGACGTTTTTGCAGACTCATAACTAGACCATGTACCCCGAACGCGTTTTCTCCGGCATGCGACCGACCGGTCGTCTGCACCTCGGCCACTATCACGGCGTGCTCAAGAACTGGATTCAGCTCCAGTCGGAGTATCCGTGCTACTTCTGCGTGGTCGACTGGCATGCGCTCACCACGCACTATGAGACGCCTGACGTCATCGAACAGAACGTATGGGACGTACTGATCGACTGGCTGGCCGCCGGGATCGATCCGAATCAGGCCACGCTCTTCATCCAGAGCAAGGTGCCCGAGCATGCCGAACTGGCGCTGCTCATCGGCATGAGCACGCCGCTGGGTTGGCTCGAACGGGTGCCGACGTACAAGGAGCAGATCGAAAAGCTCAAGGAGAAGGACCTGTCGACGTACGGCTTCCTTGGCTATCCCGTGCTCATGGCGGCGGACATTCTCCTGTATCGCGCGCTGCATGTGCCGGTGGGCGAAGATCAGGTGCCGCACGTGGAAATGACCCGCGAGATCGCACGTCGCTTCAATTATCTGTATGGTCGCGAAGCGGGCTTCGAAGAGAAGGCGCTGGCGGCCGCACGCAAGCTCGGTGGCAAGCGCTCGAAGCTGTATCTCGAGTTGCGCAATGCGTATCAGGAGAAGGGCGACGACGAGGCGCTCGAACAGGCGCGCGCCATGCTGTCCGAATCGCAGTCGTTGTCGATGGGCGATCGCGAGCGTCTTTTCGGTTACCTCGAAGGCGCGCGCAAGCTGATCCTGGTGGAGCCGCAAGCGCTGTTGACGCCGGCGTCGCGTATGCCGGGGCTCGACGGTCAGAAGATGTCGAAGTCCTATAACAACACCATCGGCTTGCGCGAAGACGCGGAATCCATCACCAAGAAAGTCCGCACGATGCCGACGGATCCTGCGCGCGTGCGTCGCACCGATCCGGGCGATCCCGACAAGTGTCCGGTGTGGCAGTTGCATCAGGTCTATAGCGACGACGACACACGCGAGTGGGTCCAGAAGGGCTGTCGCAGCGCGGGCATCGGTTGCATCGAATGCAAGCAGCCGGTCATCGAAGGCATCCTGCGTGAGCAACAGCCGATGCTCGAACGCGCGCAAAAGTACATGGACGATCCGTCGCTGCTGCGGGCCATCGTGGCCGACGGCTGCGAAAAGGCCCGCAAGTCGGCGCAGGAAATCATGCGCGACGTGCGTGAAGCCATGGGGCTTCAGTATTCATGATGGCCGACGTCGTGACGGTCGCTGCCTCGGGTGCCGCACATGGCACGGGTGCGCCGTCTGCGTGGCTGGTGCGCTGGGCGCATCTCATCGCGCCGGGCGCGCGCGTGCTCGATCTTGCGTGCGGGCATGGACGTCACGCCCGCTGGCTTGCCGGGCGGGGTGTGCACGTGATGGCGGTCGATCGCGACGACGCAGCGCTTGCCACGATGGCAACGCTGCCGAACGTGACGACGCTCAGCGCCGATCTGGAAGGCGCGCCGTGGCCGCTGGCGGCGCACGCGCCGTTCGACGCCGTCATCGTCACTAACTATCTGCATCGTCCGCTGCTTGCGCAAATCGCTGCGAGCGTAGCGCCGGGCGGCGTGCTGATTTACGAAACCTTTGCCCAGGGAAACGAAAGGTACGGGAAACCGTCCAATCCGCTGTTTCTGCTGGCGCCGGGCGAGTTGCTCGACGTCGCGCATGCGGCGGGCCTGCGTGTCGCGGCTTACGAGGATGTCACGCTGCCCGCGCCGCGTGCGGCGTGTGTGCAGCGAATGTGCGCAACACGCGCGGCGGTCCCCGGGGAAAACCCCGGCATCGCCGCCCTGTACGAGGCGACAGCGTAATCCGCTACAATCCACCCTTATCGCTGAATTGTTCGATCAACCATGACTACCCAAACTCCGATTCAAGGCAGTATCGTCGCGATTGTCACGCCGATGGCAGAGGACGGCAGCCTTGACCGCGAAGCACTGCGTAACCTGATCAACTGGCACGTCGACGAAGGCACGGACGGTATCGTGATCGTCGGCACGTCGGGCGAGTCCCCGACGGTGAACGTGGAAGAGCACTGCGAGCTCATCGAGATCGCCGTCCAGCAAACCGCGCAAGCCGGCCAGTCGCGTGGGCGCAAGGTGCCCGTGATTGCCGGTACCGGCGGCAATTCGACGGCCGAAGCCATCGAACTGACCCGGCATGCGAAGAAGGTCGGTGCGGATGCGTCGCTGCAAGTCGTGCCGTACTACAACAAGCCGACGCAGGAAGGCCAGTACCAGCACTTCCGCGCCATTGCCGAAGCCGTTGAGCTTCCGGTCATCCTCTATAATGTGCCCGGCCGTACCGTGGCAGACGCGAGCAACGATACGCTGCTGCGTCTGGCGCAAGTGCCAGGCATCGTTGGCGTGAAAGACGCCACGGGCAACCTGGATCGTGGCATCGACCTCATCCGGCGCGCTCCGAAGAGCTTCGCCGTGTACAGCGGCGACGACCTGACGGCTGTTGCGCTCATGCTCATGGGCGGTCAGGGTAATATCTCGGTCACCGCCAACGTAGCACCGCGTGCGATGCACGATCTGTGCGTCGCTGCACTGGCTGGCGACGTGACAAAGGCACGTGAACTGCAATTCAAGTTGTTCGAACTGCATCGTGCCATGTTCGTCGAAGCCAATCCGATCCCCGTGAAGTGGGCGCTGCAAAAGATGGGCATGATTGCGTCGGGCATCCGCCTGCCGCTCACGCCGCTTGCGCAGCCGTATCAGGACACGGTGCTCGAAGCCCTCAAGTCGGCCAACATCGCCGTTGTCTAAGCTGTCGTTCAGGCACCCGGGTTCGATTGCCCACCCATTTTTTTGCGACTCATGAAACGAATCGTCAGTAATTCCGTAGCTCGTCCCGTGCTGGCATGGGCCGCTATTGCCTCGTTGGCCCTCGTCGCCGGATGCAGCTCGCTGTCGAGCGCCTTGTCTTCGGACAAGGTCGACTACAAGAGCTCGAAGACCGGCCCCTCGCTCGACGTCCCGCCGGATCTGACGAACGTTCAGGCCGCTGACCGCAAGTACGTGACGCCGGGCGGCACCGCCACGCTGTCGACCTACGAGACGCAGCAGAAGGTCGTTGCCGCCAATCCGACGGACACGGTGCTGCCCGCCGTGCCGGGCATGAAGGTGGTGCGCGACGGCAACGAGCGTTGGCTCGTGATTCAGAAGCCGGCCGGCGAGCTGTGGCCGACGCTGCGCGAATTCTGGCAGGAAAACGGTTTCGTGCTGACGATCGACTCGGCCGATACCGGCGTGATGGAAACCGACTGGGCGGAGAACCGGGCCAAGCTGAATCAGGACATCATCCGCGATCTGCTGGGCAAGGTGC
The Pandoraea oxalativorans genome window above contains:
- a CDS encoding class I SAM-dependent methyltransferase; the encoded protein is MMADVVTVAASGAAHGTGAPSAWLVRWAHLIAPGARVLDLACGHGRHARWLAGRGVHVMAVDRDDAALATMATLPNVTTLSADLEGAPWPLAAHAPFDAVIVTNYLHRPLLAQIAASVAPGGVLIYETFAQGNERYGKPSNPLFLLAPGELLDVAHAAGLRVAAYEDVTLPAPRAACVQRMCATRAAVPGENPGIAALYEATA
- a CDS encoding site-2 protease family protein, translated to MNADLIQTIAVYALPVLFAITLHEAAHGYVAKHFGDPTAFLMGRVTLNPLKHIDPIGTILVPLALYFMTSGAFLFGYAKPVPVAFGSLRNPRVDTIWVALAGPLCNFAQAILWALVTVGLQIAEVREPFFMMMAQAGVVVNLVMCMFNLFPVPPLDGGRVLVSLLPARAAYTLSRVEPYGFFIVMALVVSGVLGRVWLWPLIQWGRDVIVWMLTPLLSLAS
- a CDS encoding L-threonylcarbamoyladenylate synthase, translated to MSQFFQIHPENPQSRLIKQAAQIIDKGGIVALPTDSSYAIACHIDDKQAVDRLRRIRGLDEKQMLSLLVRDLSELAEFAIVDNRQYRLIKATTPGPYVFILEATKEVPRRLSHPSRKTIGLRVPEHAITLALLEELGQPLLATTLILPDETEPLNDPEEIRERLEKQLDLVIDGGACPKEPSTVVDLTVTPPEVLRRGRGSLTPFGLS
- a CDS encoding alpha/beta fold hydrolase, producing MTDSRSEFLMVRGLRHHVRQWGTPGAPKLFALHGWMDVSASFQFVAQTLAQRWHVLAPDWRGFGLTDWPVADGRAASYWFPDYIADLDALVDVYTEPGEAINLIGHSMGGNVACLYAGVRPARVRRLVNLEGFGLPASPPAAAIRQLSRWLDDVQTPPTLRPYASLDDVAARLRKTNPRLTPERAAWLAPRWARQVNDGQWHLLADAAHKMANPYPYRLDEAMAVWSNVSAPVLHVEATDSDVLQHFCGAQGKEAFRERFEVFPNLMQAFVDDAGHMLHHDQPEVVARLIEDFCRD
- the dapA gene encoding 4-hydroxy-tetrahydrodipicolinate synthase; this encodes MTTQTPIQGSIVAIVTPMAEDGSLDREALRNLINWHVDEGTDGIVIVGTSGESPTVNVEEHCELIEIAVQQTAQAGQSRGRKVPVIAGTGGNSTAEAIELTRHAKKVGADASLQVVPYYNKPTQEGQYQHFRAIAEAVELPVILYNVPGRTVADASNDTLLRLAQVPGIVGVKDATGNLDRGIDLIRRAPKSFAVYSGDDLTAVALMLMGGQGNISVTANVAPRAMHDLCVAALAGDVTKARELQFKLFELHRAMFVEANPIPVKWALQKMGMIASGIRLPLTPLAQPYQDTVLEALKSANIAVV
- a CDS encoding 3',5'-nucleoside bisphosphate phosphatase encodes the protein MLNADLHCHSKVSDGTLTPFEVAQVAFEAGVDLWALTDHDEIGGQREARAAAEALGMRYVSGVEISITWANRTVHIVGLNINPDNPALIDGLAATRGGRAARAQLMSEQLAAAGIPDAYEGALRFVGNPDLISRTHFARFLVEIGKCASVSDVFAKYLSEGRPGYVPHRWATLEESVKWIRGAGGIAVVAHPGRYKFTPLEFGALFDQFRELGGEAIEVVTGSHTPDQYREYADVARQYGFLASRGSDFHGPTESRALLGKLPPLPDDLTPVWSRWQ
- a CDS encoding tryptophan--tRNA ligase — protein: MYPERVFSGMRPTGRLHLGHYHGVLKNWIQLQSEYPCYFCVVDWHALTTHYETPDVIEQNVWDVLIDWLAAGIDPNQATLFIQSKVPEHAELALLIGMSTPLGWLERVPTYKEQIEKLKEKDLSTYGFLGYPVLMAADILLYRALHVPVGEDQVPHVEMTREIARRFNYLYGREAGFEEKALAAARKLGGKRSKLYLELRNAYQEKGDDEALEQARAMLSESQSLSMGDRERLFGYLEGARKLILVEPQALLTPASRMPGLDGQKMSKSYNNTIGLREDAESITKKVRTMPTDPARVRRTDPGDPDKCPVWQLHQVYSDDDTREWVQKGCRSAGIGCIECKQPVIEGILREQQPMLERAQKYMDDPSLLRAIVADGCEKARKSAQEIMRDVREAMGLQYS